aaaaaacctgcagtgtCTCATAAAAGATAAAACtacaatttatttcaaaacaggcCCCGAACCACAGTTTAGTCTCACCACTGTAGTGAAGTATTATGTTCCCACAATGCAGAATGTTTAACTAAACTGCTCGCTTCGATCGCCATGCTGGAGATGCAAAAAGCACAGATGGCTATTCTGAATGACATTATAATTTAACAGTCCATCCAAAGGCCAGGGTCGGCTGTCCCATCGCTAGTCTAATTGGAGTGGCTTATGAAATTACTTTAATCAGAAAGACAAGACTGATGCCTGGGAATCATAACTTCTGGAACTGTTCCAGGTAAATCTGGTAAAGAACTTCCTTTTAATATGGAACAGATTAACACAATATGCTTCAGCATGGTCCTGAGATCACTCTTCATTTTATCCTGTTTTATAGGTTGAGTTCACGGAGCTAAGTACCAAGATGTTTTCAGACACAAAACTAAAATTTTTACTtcaggaaaaatcagaaaatctcCTCTTTATACTATTTTAAGTGAAATATAAGCTATAGTAACAAGACAGGTGACTATAAACCTATTGGCGAACAGTAAGACCAAGTACCATCACATTACCATTCACTAggcttttaaagcaaaagcacaaTGTTACtctaaacattttgcttttaatttcttggTCACAGAATGCTAATCTAGTGCTCAATCTAGAAAGAGCATGACTAACAATAACTAATATCCTGTGGGCATCTTACATATGTCCCCTGAATGTATGAATAAAAAATTacagtgttttaattttgctCAGGACTTCCAAGAAACCGGCATAATAATCTACATAACCGGGAGTCGGTTAGCCCTTAGCATGAGTGAATGAGCATAGCTGCTGGTTTTCAGAGGCACTCAGTGTCTCAGTTTTGCCCTGAATTATACAGCTAAGGGTAGCTGCAGCACTTCTTTGTTAAGTGCTATTTTCTGAAACTAAGTTTGCCAAAACCTCATTGTTTGTCTCTGACGTTAATACAATCTTGCAATAACATTTACAATTTAACCAAATTCTCAAAGCTATAATTCTATATTTGCGTTTAAAAACAagcaggtttggggtttgttgtgtttgtttgtgtttctttacATGTATCAGACAGCAAACGGAAGAAAAACAGCACAATGTGCAAAACTCCTCCCCGCCAGCCTTTAGTATACTACGTATTGGCTACAAGATATAAATTAACCTATGCAATGTAGCTCTAATGTAGATATTTTCTATAAACCTGTTATTCTTATCAAGAAATATTATTATAAAAAGCATACAAATTATTGCTCAGAAAGAAGTTAAGATTTTATGATCAGGTTAGAATCATacaaaaaatttttatttaaaaaaaaaaatccacttaattTCTTATCTACTTATTAATAAGCCTGACCTGAGAAACTCTAGCTATAACAGGAAAAGGATACAAAAATGTCTAGAAACAAAACTCCTAAGCTCCCAATGAGCCATGGAAGATGGTGTAAAAAGTAGAGGGCCCGGAAGGATTTAGTAGCTGGCATCTTTAAAACAAGGCTCAGTCCATATGTACAGTTTCCCATCATGGCTAATGCAAACAGCAGGTAAGAGGTGCCTTCTGTTGATCTTCTTCGGAactaaatacaaagaaatgttaaaacaTGTATCACGGTAGCCAGTTATAGATAATTTTGGCACTTTGTACTGTAAGACAAAGACTTTCAGTCGTTCTTGTCCATCTCTTCCTGGGCTCTGAATCCTCCGAGCTTAGTACTTTCAGCTCATATCACTGAAAACTACAGAAATTGTTATAATTCTTAGAAGCAGCTCTGgttaatgtaatttttatgtaAGTGCATGCTTCCAAATGATATTTAGTTCTAAAGAAATCTGTTGCTCTATCAGTCTGTTTACTAaacctttttgaaaatattatggTATTCCAGCTGTGAAGTAAAAGGTAGAGGGGGAATATGAATAGGCTTAGAAATGAACTAATCATTTCCATACTCAATTAAAATGCCTGTATACAATTGACAATGTAAAACCTACAGGtcttttgttgtggggttttgttttgttttgggttttttgcaaggtttttttgttttttttgttttttttttttaatatactaatAGTGAAgaggctgtggggaaaaaaaagccagtaatAGCATCTTTGTGAAAAGGGGCTAAAATTCTAACTAATTTTCCTCTAATTCTAACTTTTGATCCCATGGTTGGTTACTTAAGGCAGAAtagtttggagaaagaaaaggggagatATCACCTGCTCATGACAACAATCACACAAAGCATGTTTCTGCTCATATCTGATAAATCCAACTGTAAACATTTTCTCTTCCCCTACCAATCAATCCTCTTCCATCAATCAAAGACCATCATTTTCCTAAAATTCTCACCATCCTCCtctgaatggggaaaaaaaaaaacattttttttctttaccgtTTTAGACAGTCACAAAAGCAAAGTAGGCTTTCGAGTTCAAGAGGGCTCACTGTTAGGGAGAATCCAACATCTAAAGCAAGAGAgagtattttgtaaaatatacaAGTGTACTTAGCCAAAAACCTACTTACATTTTTATACAGCTGAGGAAATCTACTTCCCAAGTAAAACACGCAGGATATATAGCCACAAATGAAGCCTGACATTTCAATCATATCAAGAGAGTTCTGAAAAAGAAAGGTAGATATGTTTTGGCAACAATGTTTTCAGGCATTTCAGAGGATTAAACTGACAGTCCACTGGCTGATTTTCTGGACAGAACTCCTTTCAAAGCAGTTCAGTGCTGCTCTTCAAATGACCAAAGAGGGCTAGAAAGGGTTTAATCTTTATCTCACAACAATGCACACTGCTGCGTCATAGCCATGACTGAGATCAAAACTAGTGCCAGGCTTTAGGATACGACACTAATATCAATCCAGTCCTCCTGCTAAAAAAGCCTGGGCACAATAATTCAAACCAAAACTAAGAACTGTAGCTAGGGCCACTAAAAAAATGAATCATcctgtctggagaaagcaaaataCTCGTTTTTCACAGTTTAAGAGTTGCTAGTTTTCTCACTCtagctgtgttttgaaaataaGCTGCTTCCCTGCTGGGCAATGTTGCTGGATTACAATTATTTTACTGGCATTAGTATGAAGGCCATAAAATTGCTAGAATAGCCTGTGAACTTTCCTGCTgaaatgacagcagcagcaggtacaaTTGTAATTTTCCACTTTTATTGATTTCACTTGTGACTGTGTAGTCTCTACATGGATGTCTACGGTATTTAACACAGGCAGAAACACAACACTTATACGTGTTATTTCGCAGAGCAGCACATCCTAATGACCCAAGGGACAGAATAAGCACAGGAAGCTGCTAAAAGAAGCAATTTTATAACTTCTTTATTTTTGGGATGTATGGTCCATAGTTAAAAATGCACATGGTGCCACATTTATGATTTCTAAATCATTGTTAAAAATGTCATCCAAATGTCTTTAAAGCTCAGAGTACACAATCTTTTCAAGACCCttttgggtgggatttttttggaaTGGAAGCAGGTAAGAACTTACATTACTCCTTTCGATTACTGTACTCTGGTCTTGGTTTCTTAGTAACAGCTGATAGGGTAAAATAACACACAGTGCTATACACACCATGATCCAAGTTATACAGAAATTCTTCAGGTTTTTGCTGCCTAGAATGACATACAAACAAattagctgaaaaataacatcTACTGTTGATTTAAGGTTACTTCTTGTTTGCAATATAATTATGTAAATTTAAAGGTACAATTTCATGTATCTTTTTCTTGGCAGCAATGTAAGTCCACCTCTTTCTTCTGGGCTCTGCGCCCACCCCTGCTCACTATCATAGTTGTGCTGTGTCTTCGTGCAACAACTGAGGGTAGCAGTGCAGGAACAGAAGGGGAACTCCTTAAGCAGGCATTGCTACCGACAGAGAAAATTTTCATACTCAGCTTATCTCTTATATTAACTCCTAATAGTTCACTATTAAATAACAGCTGATAAACAGAAAACTGCTAAGTAGAATAGAATGTAGCTTTCTTTCAGCACATCCCGATTAAAAACTGCAAAAGCAAGgatatttgaaatttaaattaacaaaaatatctttaagaTAAATATGTAACCTAAGTGCTCTGCTGGACCAGTCTTTATGTCCATGGTTAGCTAGATATTGAGCCTTACCGAGGCTCACATATTCAAAGACACAGACTCCATCTAGCAAGTCTCCATAGACACTTACAAGACAACTTGAAAATGGCAGACAACCCTGCAGAACTCTGGAGCTACACTATCTTCTGTATCTACAAGATGCTGGTAAAGTCCTGCAGTCACTGTTACCAGTGGAACAAATTGCTGTACGGCATTAGTAAGCCTGTCCTAAAGACCTGTAGTCTAAATAACAGAGACTTAGTAGTGCTGTTCCACAGGCTGCACTTTGAGATGCACAACTGACCAACTGGTCTAGGGTAACTGCTCCAGAACTGGGTATTGAAAAGCCCTCTCTCACAGCTTTAATCACAGTACCATTCCTCCCTCTCCAGCTATGCAAACCATTGAGCTGAAACAGGCGCTGGCAGTTAAAATGTACAAAAGCCTGTGTTTGTTTTCAAGAGTAGGCAGCAGGAAGGAAATATCTTCAGCACTGACCTATCTCCAGGTTTATTATCAGTTCCATATTGAATGAATCTGCTTCATCCTTATTTAGTCTGCTGGGCAGGCATCTGTTTCACTTCAGCTTTTTGTTACCTCTGCTGCACCATGGATTTTCTTtgatacttacttttttttttttcagattgatgAGTTAATGTTTTTGATTTGATACAATGTGAACAGAGCTTTCTGTCTTCCATTTCAGTCAAAACAGTAGTCCATTGGTGGGCTGAATACTACAACTACTGCCAGGATTTTATGAAGCACAACTCAAGTAATTTCATTCCCCTTGAATATGTTTTTTAACTATATGTATTGAAACAGAACACATGAAGATGTCAAGATATTTTATGCTATAAGCAAATGAAGTCCGGTTTCAATCAACATGGAGGAAACTAACTGAACCACACAAAGAAATAATGCTTGCTTTCAACTTACACATATATTTAGATAGCTGTAAGTAGATAGTAAAACCATGGAGTAAGTTAAAATACGGAACCAGATTCCACAAAACTACCACATTTTGTATGTCTATATGAACTGAAAGTActacatggaaaatatttacagatattATGTgggtaagaaaagagaaaggcagagaagagaagaggcaggattttcaaaAGAGCCTGAAAAAACTGGAAGCAATAGGCCTAACAACTTCAACCAGAATTTGTGCACTCTATTTTTGGATCCctctgaaaaaaatttatttaaacgTACAAAATATCAAAGTAAAGAGTGTGCTACATTACAGAGAACATTTTAGTTGTTGAAAAACCTTACATTTTGTCATCTTCTGATTCTTGAGCTTATAGTAGACAAATTGTGAAATCATAATTATATCCATGTTAACATAAAAAATGGCAGTGACAATCTGAAAGAGAAGATACATTTGCTTGTTCAGTATACAAATAGTTCAAAATACCTTAACTTAACTGCATGGAAATTTTGCTTCATAATCATAATGTGAATGACAAATAGCAAagcactgccaaaaaaaaaaaaaaaaaaaagcaagcatttccAGCACAAAACAAGTTAGACTGCTGCAGATGAATACTGTGTAAATCTTATGCCACAGGGACTTGCTGACACAATCGCAATAGCTGGTCATTTTCCAGGATGCACAGCACAAATTCCTACCTGGGCAGACTGATAAATCCTTCCTGCCCAGAAGCTTAAGTCTGTTCCACCTGGTTCCCAGCACTTCGGAAGCTACTAATCTTACTCAGTGCCTCTTCCCTCAGTAAGACAAAACCGACattctctcttccccttttcatAATGAGGAGATGAACGGTTAGCAGCACATGTTAAGTTGTAAAAGAGAAGACAACTCTGTCCACTCTTGGGTCCATCTCCAGCTTGTGAAAACTTCTGCAGGTGGCTGACACATacctctttctcttttaattaagAGTCAAAAATAAAAACCGCAGATAAGAAAGTTTCAGACACAATTAATGTAGTACTGAAAATTACTGTTCCTTTCAGAGAAACCCTTCTCTTagtgaagaaaatacattttcagacatTAACAGCTTTGAACTAGTATTTCCCTGTTAAtaaacagttttcttaaaaa
The sequence above is a segment of the Calonectris borealis chromosome 9, bCalBor7.hap1.2, whole genome shotgun sequence genome. Coding sequences within it:
- the LOC142085488 gene encoding lysosomal amino acid transporter 1 homolog isoform X2, with the protein product MKLEITVISSIRLDAEVFSQRIFSIGKRIFGFAWGKNGGRNKLLKLNLGPGMMASQLYTHAFNISPIENRRLCINGTPWIWHLLEECVENAWEYWSVVIGLISIVCFLFAALPQIYVACRNGRVDQALSLGFLLCWIAGDLTNFVGCYLTNQLPIQIVTAIFYVNMDIIMISQFVYYKLKNQKMTKCSKNLKNFCITWIMVCIALCVILPYQLLLRNQDQSTVIERSNNSLDMIEMSGFICGYISCVFYLGSRFPQLYKNFRRRSTEGTSYLLFALAMMGNCTYGLSLVLKMPATKSFRALYFLHHLPWLIGSLGVLFLDIFFCV
- the LOC142085488 gene encoding lysosomal amino acid transporter 1 homolog isoform X3, coding for MKLEITVISSIRLDAEVFSQRIFSIENRRLCINGTPWIWHLLEECVENAWEYWSVVIGLISIVCFLFAALPQIYVACRNGRVDQALSLGFLLCWIAGDLTNFVGCYLTNQLPIQIVTAIFYVNMDIIMISQFVYYKLKNQKMTKCSKNLKNFCITWIMVCIALCVILPYQLLLRNQDQSTVIERSNNSLDMIEMSGFICGYISCVFYLGSRFPQLYKNFRRRSTEGTSYLLFALAMMGNCTYGLSLVLKMPATKSFRALYFLHHLPWLIGSLGVLFLDIFVTVQFILYRQHKERQSGLVALEVEPLLVNEETA